The following are encoded in a window of Magnolia sinica isolate HGM2019 chromosome 11, MsV1, whole genome shotgun sequence genomic DNA:
- the LOC131218677 gene encoding uncharacterized protein LOC131218677, giving the protein MALAFPRLSWWLWGGKDHESTAPTGPVLNASSDFGLGLREPDYVKFPPVKGTKMHSTSRRVKRKWQSREERRIDREYDLVLVPSDGGCLSGSESDDSDWSIGWLEPHAPDFQSDDESESSFAVLVPCYGRGRGELVENSKNQLLGAIISANLQNGYSADSEKYMEEWLSSLQNS; this is encoded by the exons ATGGCTTTGGCCTTTCCGCGCCTTTCTTGGTGGTTGTGGGGTGGAAAAGATCACGAGTCCACTGCTCCCACGGGTCCTGTCTTAAACGCGTCATCGGATTTTGGCTTGGGTTTGCGGGAGCCGGACTATGTGAAGTTCCCTCCGGTTAAGGGAACGAAGATGCACTCCACGTCGAGGAGAGTTAAGCGGAAGTGGCAGAGCCGGGAAGAACGGAGAATTGACAGGGAATATGACCTTGTCCTGGTGCCATCAGATGGCGGGTGTTTGTCGGGGTCAGAGTCGGATGATTCTGATTGGTCGATAGGGTGGTTGGAGCCGCACGCTCCTGATTTCCAGAGTGATGATGAGTCGGAGAGCAGCTTTGCGGTGCTTGTCCCGTGCTATGGCCGTGGTCGTGGTGAGCTGGTGGAGAATTCGAAGAACCAGCTGTTGGGTGCCATCATTTCAGCAAACCTCCAGAATGGGTACTCTGCTG ATAGCGAGAAGTATATGGAAGAGTGGCTCTCTTCTCTCCAGAACAGCTGA